In Parus major isolate Abel chromosome 3, Parus_major1.1, whole genome shotgun sequence, the following are encoded in one genomic region:
- the ADAM17 gene encoding disintegrin and metalloproteinase domain-containing protein 17, producing the protein MRLRLWLVPALVLLWGPSGLEALGHPQRPQRFDTVESMLSDYDILSLSSIQQHSLKKRDLQPETHVERLLSFSALQRHFKLYLTATAEHFSEKFQALIVDGEGKEKEYHVQWQDFFTGHVVGEHNSKVVAHIGDEDFTVRINTDGEEYNIEPLWRFVDDVEDERLLVYRSEDIKDFSRLQSPKVCGYLKLSEDELLPKGLEDRRQNEESTHRKKRAAPEDSKNTCKMLVVADHRFFKYMGRGEESTTINYLIELIDRVDDIYRNTSWDDGTFNGYGIQIEQIIIHNEPNLVKSGEKHYNMARSYPDDKKDAWDVKMLLEQFSFDIAEKAAHVCLAHLFTYQDFDMGTLGLAYVGSPRPNSHGGICPKAYYSQIAKKDIYLNSGLTSTKNYGKTILTKEADLVTTHELGHNFGAEHDPDSLPECAPTEDQGGKYVMYPIAVSGDHENNKMFSSCSKKSIHRTIEIKAQECFKERNNKVCGNSRVDEGEECDPGLLYQLADPCCSADCKLKDGAKCSDRNSPCCKGCQFESAQKKCQEAINATCKGESFCTGNSSECPPPGNAPDDTVCVDMGKCKDGECVPFCEREKNLRSCACNETDNSCKVCCRDEQDRCTPYVDANDQFLFLRKGKPCTVGFCDTNGKCEKQVQDVIERFWDFIDQLSINTFGKFLADNIVGSVLVFSLLFWIPLSILVHCVDKKLDKQYEENTKSLFCPSNVEMLSSLDSASVRIIKPFPAAQATSRHQPLQPLTAAPAAPAPPKQDHQRMDTIQEDPSTDSHIDEDAFEKDPFPNSSSAAKSFEDLTDHPVIRSEKASSFKLQRQNRVDSKETEC; encoded by the exons ATGAGGCTTCGACTGTGGCTGGTCCCggccctggtgctgctgtgggggcCGAGCGGGCTGGAGGCGCTGGGGCACCCGCAGCGCCCGCAGCGCTTCG ACACAGTTGAGTCCATGCTTTCAGACTATGACATCCTCTCTCTGTCTAGCATCCAGCAACACTCACTGAAGAAGAGAGACCTCCAGCCTGAGACACATGTAGAGAGGCTCTTAAGTTTTTCAGCCCTGCAAAG GCACTTTAAATTATACTTAACTGCAACTGCTGAacacttttcagaaaaatttcaaGCATTAATTGTGGATGGTGAAGGCAAGGAAAAGGAGTATCATGTTCAATGGCAAGACTTTTTCACCGGACATGTTGTTG GAGAGCATAATTCCAAGGTTGTGGCACATATTGGGGATGAAGATTTTACAGTGCGAATCAATACTGATGGAGAAGAATACAATATCGAG CCACTATGGAGATTTGTAGATGATGTGGAAGATGAAAGACTGCTGGTCTACAGATCTGAAGATATCAAAGATTTCTCAAGGTTGCAGTCCCCCAAAGTATGTGGTTATTTAAAGCTGAGTGAAGATGAACTCTTGCCAAAAGGACTGGAAGACAGGAGACAAAATGAAG AAAGCACCCATCGGAAGaaaagagcagctccagaggacTCCAAGAACACATGCAAGATGTTGGTAGTGGCAGACCATCGTTTCTTCAAGTACATGGGCCGTGGGGAAGAGAGCACCACTATAAATTATTTG ATTGAATTGATAGACAGAGTAGATGACATCTACCGAAACACTTCCTGGGACGATGGAACCTTCAATGGGTACGGCATACAGATAGAGCAG ATTATCATCCACAATGAGCCAAATCTTGTAAAATCTGGAGAAAAACATTATAATATGGCAAGAAGTTACCCAGATGATAAGAAAGATGCCTGGGATGTGAAAATGCTGCTAGAG cAATTTAGCTTTGATAttgcagagaaagcagctcaTGTGTGCCTTGCTCATCTCTTCACGTATCAAGATTTTGACATGGGAACGCTTGGACTGGCTTATGTTGGCTCTCCCAGACCTAACAGCCATGGTGGCATTTGTCCTAAAG CTTATTACAGCCAAATTGCAAAGAAGGATATCTATCTGAACAGTGGCTTGACCAGCACCAAAAACTATGGGAAGACCATCCTCACAAAG GAGGCTGACCTGGTTACAACACATGAACTTGGACATAACTTTGGAGCAGAGCATGATCCTGACAGTCTGCCAGAGTGTGCCCCCACTGAAGACCAGGGTGGGAAATATGTCATGTATCCTATTGCTGTCAGTGGGGATCATGAAAACAACAAG ATGTTCTCAAGCTGCAGCAAAAAATCCATCCATAGGACCATAGAGATCAAGGCCCAGGAGTGCTTCAAAGAGCGCAACAACAAAGTGTGTGGGAACTCCAGAGTGGATGAAGGGGAGGAATGTGATCCTGGCCTCTTGTACCAACTGGCtgatccctgctgctctgcagactgTAAACTGAAAGATGGTGCCAAGTGCAG TGACCGGAACAGTCCTTGCTGTAAAGGCTGCCAGTTTGAAAGTGCACAAAAGAAATGCCAGGAAGCCATAAATGCCACTTGTAAAGGAGAGTCTTTTTGCACTG ggaacagcagcGAGTGTCCCCCTCCGGGGAACGCTCCGGATGACACGGTGTGTGTGGACATGGGGAAGTGCAAGGATGGGGAGTGCGTCCCTTTCTGCGAGAGGGAGAAGAACCTGCGGTCATGTGCATGCAACG aaacagatAATTCCTGCAAGGTGTGCTGCCGGGACGAGCAGGACAGGTGCACACCATACGTGGATGCCAACGACCAGTTCCTGTTCCTGCGCAAAGGGAAGCCTTGCACTGTGGGGTTCTGTGACACAAAT GGCAAATGTGAGAAGCAAGTACAGGATGTGATTGAACGATTTTGGGATTTCATAGACCAACTCAGCATCAATACTTTTG GGAAGTTCCTAGCAGATAATATAGTGGGCTCTGTGCTTGTCTTCTCCTTACTGTTTTGGATTCCTCTCAGCATCCTTGTGCACTGTGTG GACAAGAAATTGGACAAGCAGTATGAGGAGAACACAAAATCCCTGTTTTGCCCCAGT AACGTGGAGATGCTCAGCAGCCTGGACTCTGCCTCCGTTCGCATCATCAAGCCGTTCCCCGCGGCGCAGGCCACGAGCCGGCACCAGCCGCTGCAGCCCCTGACGGCCGCGCCCGCCGCGCCCGCGCCGCCCAAGCAGGACCACCAAAGGATGGACACCATCCAGGAGGACCCGAGCACCGACTCACACATCGATGAGGACGCCTTTGAGAAGGACCCTTTCCCAAACAGCAGCTCGGCCGCCAAATCTTTCGAGGACTTGACAGACCATCCTGTCATTAGGAGTGAGAAAGCTTCATCCTTCAAACTACAGCGCCAGAACCGAGTGGACAGCAAAGAAACAGAGTGCTAG